Genomic segment of Desulfarculaceae bacterium:
GATCATCAACCAGACCCGCCTGAGCGAGGAGCTGAGCCTCTCCAGGGCGGAGCTGGCCATCACCGCAGACAACCTGGAGCGCATCCTGGACTTTTTGCCCGACCCCACCTGGGTCATCGACCAAGAGGGGCGGGTGCTGTTCTGGAACCAAGCGGTGGAGGAGCTTAGCGGGGTGAAGGCCCGGGACATGCTGGGCAAGGGCGATTACGAGCACTCCCTACCTTTTTACGGCGAGCGGCGGCCCATCCTCATCGATCTGGTCTTGCGCCGCGACCCGGAGCGGGAGGCGGAATACGGCGACCTGGTGGAACGCGGGGGCGCGTTGGTCTCGGCCAAGACCTTCCACCCCGGCCTGGGGCCCGAGGGCACCTACCTGGCCGGCATCGCCGCCGTGCTCTATGACGAAAAGGGCAACCCCATCGGGGCCATCGAGACGGTGCGCGATACCAGCCGGTCGGAGCTGGACCGCCAGGAGCGCGAGGCGCTCATCGATCAGCTCCAGGAGGCCCTGGCCAACGTCAAGACCCTGAGCGGACTCATCCCCATCTGCTCCCACTGCAAGAGCATCCGCACCGACGAGGGCTATTGGGAAAAGGTGGAGGCCTTCATCAGCGCCCACTCCGGCGCGGAGTTCAGCCACGGCATCTGCCCGGAGTGCCGGGAAAAGTACTACAGCGACATCCTCAAATAATTAACGGCCGGCCCCACGGGGTGCTGGCCCCGCGGCGTGCCGGCCGCCTGGTCCGCTACGGGCCTAGTTGCTCTTCTTGCCGTCCTCGTATCCCTTTTGCAGATCCTTGGCGCCGTCTTGCACGCCCTTGACCGTGTCGCCGGCCACCTTGCCGGTGGTGTAGCAGCCGGTGGTCATGGCGGCCGAGAGCATGAGCAACAGCGCCAGCGCGATGGCTTTTTTCATGATTGCCCCTTCAGGTGTGTCGGGTTGAGCTTGCCCGGAGCGGCCCCATGCCGCCCCCGCCCTAAATCAAACACAAAGCAGGCATCCTGGCAAGCCCCGCCGGGCACACCCCGCATCCCCCCTGGCCGTCCATCGCCAGGCGCGGCGGGCCAAGAGGGCAGGGAAGGGAAAAGGCGGCCCCCCGCCGCGAGCTGGTCTGTCCT
This window contains:
- a CDS encoding PAS domain-containing protein; amino-acid sequence: MKLIFDVPTLFAAHTLVTACLAGALTFTALTQKTYPGFKQWTLSALALALAYLLLLARVAMPEAVSVLAGNTCLAACGALAFAGTRRFLGLGPMPRYQLIVPLVTMAGLVWFSLGQNWFAMRALAISLGLAALLLPTGWWLFRYAPRGQRPLYGGTGVMLLLFCLAMLGRLADTLLGGADRGMFSSSLIQGGYFLVGIPLQTLWMVGLLIINQTRLSEELSLSRAELAITADNLERILDFLPDPTWVIDQEGRVLFWNQAVEELSGVKARDMLGKGDYEHSLPFYGERRPILIDLVLRRDPEREAEYGDLVERGGALVSAKTFHPGLGPEGTYLAGIAAVLYDEKGNPIGAIETVRDTSRSELDRQEREALIDQLQEALANVKTLSGLIPICSHCKSIRTDEGYWEKVEAFISAHSGAEFSHGICPECREKYYSDILK